A stretch of the Rosa rugosa chromosome 5, drRosRugo1.1, whole genome shotgun sequence genome encodes the following:
- the LOC133709275 gene encoding ABC transporter C family member 3-like, producing the protein MELFHSSMRLLSHHSSFMSPGTDFLLKPIFIRGFSGSLHLLLLFVLLVSWLWKKFKVGDVGGAPKEEGSRNRTTLYYRHTLICCLAVSAVSVGFCLFNYFSWYKHVWSEEKLVTLFDLAIRTLCWGAVFVYLHTHFSSCDEPKFPFLLRLWWGFYFSLSCYSLVIDIVLYQKHVALPVQSLVSDAAFLVFALFFIFVGFIGSKEGRDTLLEEPLLNGSRDSSVGNTADSNKSKGDATVETPFSNAGIFSILTFSWMSPLIAVGNKKTLDLEDVPELDKGDSVVGSFPVFRNKLESERGALSRVTTLHLVKALIFSAWREILLTAFFVLLYTMASYVGPYLIDTFVQYLYGRREFEYEGYALVSAFLVAKLVECLSQRHWFFRAQQIGVRIRAVLVTVIYNKGLTLSCQSKQCHTSGEIINFMTVDAERVGDFTWYMHDPWMVVLQVALALLILYKNLGLAVIATLVATIVVMLANVPLGKLQEKFQDKLMESKDRRMKATSEILRNMRILKLQAWEMKFLSKIIDLRKTETGWLRKFVYTSAMTTFVFWGAPTFVSVVTFLACMLLGIPLESGKILSALATFRILQEPIYSLPDTISMIAQTKVSLDRIASFLSLDELKPDVIENLPRGSSDTAIEILDANFSWELSSPNPTLKDINLKVIHGMKVAVCGTVGSGKSSLLSCILGEVPKISGTLKLCGTKAYVSQSPWIQSGKIEQNILFGKEMDRERYEGVLEACSLKKDLEILSFGDQTVIGERGINLSGGQKQRIQIARALYQDADIYLFDDPFSAVDAHTGSHLFKECLMGLLSSKTVIYVTHQVEFLPAADIVLVMKDGKITQAGKFNDILNSGTDFMDLVGAHNEALSALDSVGVGPVEKNNSASTTGAVQKVDNRDVQDSKIDDLGVPKGQLVQEEEREKGKVGFSVYWKYITTAYGGALVPFILLAQILFQLLQIGSNYWMAWATPVSADMKPTVTSSTLIIVYVALAVGSSFCILFRSLLLATAGYKTATILFNKMHLCIFRAPMSFFDATPSGRILNRASTDQNTVDMNISNQIGAFAFSMIQLLGIIAVMSQVAWQVFIIFIPVITACVWYQQYYIPSARELARLVGVCKAPVIQHFAETISGSTTIRSFDQESRFRDTNMKLMDGYGRPKFYTAGAMEWLCFRLDVLSSITFAFCLIFLISVPEGVIDPGIAGLAVTYGLNLNMLQAWVIWNLCNMENKIISVERILQYTTSIPSEPPLVIDSKRPDHSWPSQGKVDMHDLQVRYAPHMPLVLRGLTCSFPGGMKTGIVGRTGSGKSTLIQTLFRIVDPAAGQILIDGIDISSIGLHDLRSRLSIIPQDPTMFEGTVRSNLDPLEEYTDEQIWEALDKCQLGDEVRKKQGKLDSAVSENGENWSMGQRQLVCLGRVLLKKSKVLVLDEATASVDTATDNLIQQTLRHHFSDCTVITIAHRITSVLDSDMVLLLSHGLIEECDSPARLLENKSSSFAQLVAEYTMRSNSTFE; encoded by the exons ATGGAGCTTTTTCATTCCTCAATGCGCCTACTCTCACACCACTCGTCCTTCATGTCTCCAGGTACCGATTTCCTTCTTAAACCCATTTTCATTCGTGGGTTTTCTGGATCATTACATCTCCTTCTGTTATTTGTGTTGCTTGTCTCTTGGTTGTGGAAGAAATTCAAGGTGGGTGATGTGGGAGGGGCCCCAAAAGAGGAGGGGTCTAGGAATAGGACAACTCTGTACTACAGGCACACTCTAATATGTTGTCTTGCTGTTTCTGCTGTTAGTGTTGGCTTTTGTTTATTCAACTACTTCTCCTGGTATAAACATGTCTGGTCTGAAGAAAAGCTAGTGACCCTTTTTGATTTAGCAATTAGAACACTTTGTTGGGGTGCAGTTTTTGTTTACTTGCATACCCACTTCTCTAGTTGTGATGAACCAAAGTTTCCATTCTTACTCAGACTTTGGTGgggtttttacttttctttatcTTGCTATAGCCTTGTCATAGACATTGTTCTTTACCAAAAACACGTTGCCTTACCCGTTCAATCTCTAGTTTCTGATGCTGCCTTCCTTGTCTTTGCTCTGTTCTTTATATTTGTGGGGTTTATTGGGTCGAAAGAGGGTAGAGATACCCTTCTTGAGGAACCCCTTTTGAATGGTAGTAGAGATTCTAGTGTAGGTAACACTGCAGACTCAAATAAGTCCAAAGGGGATGCAACTGTGGAAACCCCTTTTTCAAATGCTGGGATTTTCAGCATCCTCACCTTTTCTTGGATGAGTCCTTTAATCGCGGTGGGTAATAAGAAAACATTAGACCTTGAAGATGTTCCTGAACTAGACAAGGGTGATAGTGTAGTTGGGTCCTTTCCAGTTTTTAGAAATAAGCTCGAGTCGGAGCGTGGTGCTCTTAGCAGAGTGACCACGCTTCATCTGGTGAAGGCATTAATCTTCTCGGCCTGGAGAGAGATTCTTTTGACAGCTTTCTTTGTGCTTCTTTACACAATGGCTTCTTATGTTGGCCCATATCTAATCGACACATTTGTGCAATACCTTTATGGGCGACGTGAGTTCGAATATGAGGGCTATGCTTTAGTTTCTGCCTTTTTGGTGGCGAAGCTCGTGGAGTGCCTCTCTCAGAGGCACTGGTTCTTTAGGGCGCAGCAGATAGGAGTAAGAATAAGAGCTGTACTGGTTACCGTGATCTATAATAAGGGTTTGACCCTGTCTTGCCAGTCCAAGCAGTGCCACACTAGTGGTGAGATTATCAATTTTATGACTGTTGATGCTGAGAGGGTTGGTGACTTCACTTGGTACATGCATGACCCATGGATGGTCGTTCTACAAGTTGCTTTAGCCCTCTTAATTTTGTATAAAAATCTTGGCCTTGCTGTAATTGCAACTTTAGTTGCAACAATAGTTGTTATGCTGGCAAATGTTCCTTTGGGGAAATTGCAAGAGAAGTTTCAGGACAAGTTGATGGAGTCAAAGGACAGAAGGATGAAGGCAACATCGGAGATTTTAAGGAACATGCGGATTCTCAAGCTGCAGGCATGGGAGATGAAGTTTCTGTCTAAGATTATTGACCTCAGGAAGACTGAGACAGGATGGTTACGAAAGTTTGTTTATACTTCGGCCATGACCACATTTGTCTTCTGGGGTGCCCCCACATTTGTGTCTGTGGTCACTTTTCTTGCTTGCATGCTTTTGGGGATCCCACTGGAATCTGGGAAGATCTTATCTGCGCTTGCAACGTTCAGAATTCTTCAAGAGCCCATCTACAGTCTTCCAGACACAATTTCAATGATAGCACAGACAAAGGTATCCCTTGATAGAATTGCATCGTTCCTTTCTCTTGATGAGTTGAAGCCTGATGTTATAGAGAACCTTCCTAGAGGTAGTTCTGATACTGCAATTGAAATATTGGATGCAAATTTCTCTTGGGAATTATCTTCGCCTAACCCTACATTGAAGGATATAAATCTCAAAGTTATCCATGGAATGAAGGTTGCTGTTTGTGGTACTGTTGGCTCAGGCAAATCAAGCTTACTTTCTTGTATTCTGGGAGAAGTTCCCAAGATATCTGGGACTCTCAAGTTGTGTGGGACAAAGGCCTATGTTTCTCAGTCACCATGGATACAAAGTGGTAAGATAGAACAAAACATATTGTTTGGTAAAGAGATGGACAGAGAAAGGTACGAGGGGGTTCTTGAAGCATGTTCGTTGAAGAAGGACCTGGAAATTCTATCATTTGGTGATCAGACGGTTATAGGGGAAAGGGGAATCAATTTAAGTGGAGGTCAGAAGCAAAGAATACAAATTGCACGAGCTTTGTACCAAGATGCTGATATCTATCTGTTTGATGATCCTTTTAGTGCTGTTGATGCTCATACAGGATCTCACCTTTTCAAG GAATGCTTGATGGGCCTCTTGAGTTCCAAAACAGTAATCTATGTCACTCATCAAGTGGAGTTCTTACCTGCTGCTGATATTGTCTTG GTCATGAAAGACGGAAAGATCACTCAAGCTGGAAAGTTCAATGACATTCTTAACTCAGGAACTGATTTTATGGATCTTGTGGGAGCACACAATGAAGCTTTGTCTGCGCTTGATTCTGTTGGGGTAGGACCAGTTGAAAAAAACAATTCGGCTAGTACTACTGGGGCTGTCCAAAAAGTAGACAACAGAGATGTTCAAGATAGTAAAATAGATGATTTAGGCGTGCCAAAAGGGCAGCTTGttcaagaagaagagagagagaaaggtaaGGTTGGGTTTTCAGTGTACTGGAAATACATTACCACAGCATATGGAGGAGCTCTCGTGCCTTTTATATTACTTGCACAGATTCTCTTTCAACTCCTTCAAATTGGAAGCAATTACTGGATGGCTTGGGCAACTCCTGTGTCAGCAGACATGAAACCAACTGTTACAAGCTCTACGCTTATAATTGTCTATGTGGCTTTGGCTGTTGGAAGTTCTTTTTGTATCCTTTTCAGATCTCTGCTTCTTGCAACAGCTGGGTACAAGACAGCCACTATACTCTTCAATAAAATGCACTTGTGCATATTCCGTGCTCCCATGTCATTCTTCGATGCCACTCCAAGTGGACGAATCTTAAACAGA GCTTCTACAGACCAAAATACAGTGGACATGAACATTTCAAATCAAATTGGGGCCTTTGCCTTCTCAATGATACAGCTTTTAGGAATTATTGCAGTGATGTCTCAGGTGGCATGGCAGGTTTTCATCATATTTATACCTGTGATTACAGCCTGTGTTTGGTATCAG CAATATTACATACCTTCAGCACGAGAACTAGCAAGATTGGTTGGAGTATGCAAAGCTCCTGTGATACAACATTTTGCAGAAACAATTTCAGGGTCAACTACTATTAGGAGCTTCGATCAAGAATCTAGATTCCGAGATACCAACATGAAACTGATGGATGGATATGGTCGGCCAAAGTTCTACACAGCTGGTGCAATGGAATGGCTATGCTTTCGCTTGGATGTGTTGTCATCCATTACATTTGCATTCTGTTTAATTTTCTTGATCTCTGTTCCAGAAGGAGTGATAGATCCAG GCATTGCGGGCTTAGCCGTCACATATGGACTTAACCTAAACATGTTACAAGCTTGGGTTATATGGAATCTTTGCAATATGGAGAACAAGATAATATCTGTGGAGAGAATACTACAGTATACTACTAGTATACCAAGTGAACCTCCTCTGGTAATAGATTCTAAAAGACCTGATCATTCCTGGCCATCGCAAGGAAAAGTTGATATGCATGATCTTCAG GTGCGGTATGCTCCACACATGCCACTTGTGTTGCGGGGTCTCACATGTTCCTTCCCTGGAGGAATGAAAACTGGGATTGTGGGGAGAACTGGCAGTGGGAAGTCAACTCTCATACAAACTCTTTTCCGAATTGTTGATCCTGCTGCTGGCCAGATTTTGATAGATGGCATCGATATCTCTTCTATTGGATTGCATGATCTGCGGTCTAGGCTAAGCATTATCCCTCAGGACCCAACCATGTTTGAAGGAACTGTAAGAAGCAATCTGGACCCACTTGAAGAGTATACAGATGAACAAATTTGGGAG GCCCTGGATAAATGCCAACTAGGAGATGAAGTTAGGAAGAAGCAAGGGAAGCTTGATTCTGCAG TTAGTGAAAATGGAGAGAACTGGAGTATGGGTCAGAGGCAGCTGGTTTGCCTGGGCCGTGTGCTCCTCAAGAAAAGTAAAGTCCTGGTGCTTGATGAAGCAACTGCATCGGTTGATACTGCTACAGATAATTTGATTCAGCAGACCCTTCGGCATCACTTTTCAGACTGTACTGTCATTACTATTGCGCATCGAATAACTTCTGttcttgacagtgacatggttcTACTTCTAAGTCATG GGCTGATTGAGGAATGTGATTCTCCTGCAAGATTGCTAGAAAACAAGTCATCATCTTTTGCCCAACTCGTAGCAGAGTACACAATGAGATCGAATTCCACTTTTGAGTAG